From the genome of Solibacillus sp. FSL H8-0538:
CTCTCGTGATTTATCCTAATGTCATCTACCAACAACATTGGGACAGTACAACGGGTAATTCCTTAACATTATCAATCGGACTTTTTTTACCTCTTTTGTTGGTAGTCGTATATGCAATACGAAAAAGAACGAAAAAGAACGAAATAGAAAGAAACGAATAGATGATTATTTTGAAAAATCTATAGATAAGCCTTACCATGTGGCTAAAAACATACAGATAGAAACTCTATTATATATAGAGAATGTAGATTTGAAAAAATATGCACCTTAATAGATGGACATTCGGCTGTGTTAATTGACACGGTTTTTGGTCAGGGCTATTTCACTTCCTACCTGGAGAGATATATATAGTAGTTTTATTCCAAAAGGTATACAGGATAAAGTTTTAAAGGATGCTTCCTCTAATGAGGAGATGAATAAACACTTTAAATCCTCTCTAAATATGGTTGCTGAAAATAACGAAGAGATTATGGGATATGCTTTTTTCTCAGGAAATTTATCTGATAAGAAAGTGTTCTTAGAGTCCTTATATGTTCATCCTAGCCACCAAGGAAAAGGATTGGAAAACATCTATTGATAACTGGACTTGCAAAACTCTAAATGAACTTAAACAGTAAGAGTAATATTTATTGATACTAACTTATTGTGTTTTCTTTAAATCTTGTAGCTGTAAGGTAGGAAATGTTCTGGTTTATTATTGGGTAATTATGGTTTACATAACAATCATTTAAAGGACTAGGGATATTGAACGGGGGGAACTCTTGTTAAATATCCCTATTTTGATCACTACATGTGTTAAAAAACTTAATTCAGTTGACTCCAACATTTGCTACTTATGATAAGCGCTGTTTTGGCAATCATAATTTATGGAGGTGAAGAAGAATGGCAAACGAAAATAAAAACAATGCTTCAATTGAACGTAAGCGTCAAATAGCGCCCACCTGTTCATTCAGGGGGCGCTATTGTTATAGTTTCTATATAGTTTTTTTAGGAATATGGCAGCTGATCGGAATTTCGTCCGACAAAGGCATAAGCGCATCTAGCTGATTTTCTTTGGCTGTTTCAACGATACTGTAAATAATAGCGCTCGCTTTAGCGCCTCTTGAAAAAGTTGAAAACATCCAAGCTTTTCGGTTATGTGTTTAAGTACATAATCGTAATTATGTGCTGAAGTGAGTTATGTTCTCACTATTGAATATTCTTGTTATATAGCTTGAGTTTTCTTTTGTTTTTCAGCACATAAACAATATAAAGACAGTATTTGTAACCGAATTTCACATGTTTAAATTTGCCCATAATAAAGGGATTCATGTTATTTTTCAAATGAATTGAACTTGATTTCTAAATTCCATCACATTAGAACTTGCTTATATATGTATTCTAAAGGGACTGAAGATTTAAGTTAAGTGCTGAATTTATTCGATTATTACTGGAATAAATAGTGAAGAATGTATTTCACAACATAAACAGTGTCAGCACATAATTTCTTCCCATCAAAAACGGTTTAATGGAACGTTCCCCTCGGTTGTTATCTAGCTCTAGACGACCATCTTTTAAAAATACCTCGAGTTTCTTCCATTGATTTAAACAATAGGTGATGGCTTCACCTAACTTCGTTTTAGGTGCCACGCGAGCCTTTTCTGTTTTTAACCATACTAAAAAAGTATCAAGTACAGGTTTACTGTGGTCAAGATGTTCTTGATAACGAATTTCTGGTGTACATTCATCCATTTTATTGATTTTTTTATCCAGCGCAAATAATTGATTACAGAATTGTAGACCGTTTTTAGCGGCACAGGGTTGCTCTGTATTTTGGAGGTTTTCCGGCAATGATTTCAGTGCCTCATTGAATTTTCTACGCGCATGCGCCCAGCACCCCACCAGTTCTACCTTCTGTAAATTATGGTAGCCTGTATAACCATCGACATGAAGGTAACCAGAAAATCCATTTAGAAATGCCTTTGGATGTTTCCCGGCACGTGTCGTTTGATAATCATACAAGACAATTCCTGGCACATCTCTTCCCGTCCGGTATAACCACATAAACGACTTACTTGTAGCGGCACGACCTGAAGAATTTTACGCAAAGCAGCTTCTTCAAAGTCAGACGGACATTCAATGGAAATACCATTCAGTTTTATCATAATGGGAACGGTCTTGGGCGCAGCCGTTTCTTGAAGGTCAACAGGTAACCATTGTACTGGCTGTGTTGTTTGCGTTCGTGATTTACGTAACCACTGATACATACTGTGAACAGGGACATCCTGTTTAGCGCACCAAGTGGCAACGTTCGATTCACCACTCGTTTGAAAAGCTTGAATACGAGACTGCCATAAAAGGTGGCGTTCTGATCGTTTCATTAAAAAACCTCCGACTAAATTAATTGTCATGATTGTCTCATGTCATTTGATTTAGTAGAAGGTGTGTTGTATTTGACGCTTACTTTTTTCGGTTCTTTGTCAATAGTTGGGGTGGGGATACAATTCTCCACCCTTATCCTATTTCATTGCCGACTGTTTTGTATTGATGTGTTAATAAAATTTTGGCGCGTAATCGATCAAATCGACGGTAGCCAAAAGCATTGCGTTTAATTACTTTTGTTAAATTATTTAAACCTTCTACGAAGCCATTTGAATAGTTAAATGTAAAAGAGTTGAGGATTTCTGTTTGCCAATTTTGAAGGGTTTTCACACTGCGTTGAAACTCCGGAATATCAGCTTCTTCTACCGCTTCATAAAACTTCAGAAGGAATTCCTTCGTTTCCTTTAGTTTCTCTGCACCATTCTCTTTCGCCAGTTCAAACCATTCTCGAAACTGTTCCTTTAACTGATAAGCCAATTTTAATTCTGCTGAAAAGCTGAAATAGCGTTTTAAATACCACTGGTCTTTCTCAGTTACATCCTTAGGTTTCTTAAAAAATACATGACGCTTCTTCTTTACTTTCTTACGATCGTAATCATTCCATTCCTTCTGAATACGTACTCGAACACGATCGATTGCCCAATAAATATAGCGAACAAAGTGAAAGCGATCCGCAATGATAATTGGGTTATCCAGCGCTTCTTGAACTGCTGCTTTAAATGAATGACTCATATCCATAACGACCATTTCAACATTTGCCCCATGCTCACGCAAATAGGCTTTAATGGTTTCTTTTTTCCGGTCCGGTAAAATATCAATAGGTTCTTTTGTCACTGCATCGGCAATAATTAGTTGAAACTTTTCCCCACCTGCATTGCCTTTGAATTCATCAATGGCAATCACCTTTGGCAAGGCTGTTTCTCCCTTAATTTTTCCAGGAACAATCCGATCAAATCTGCGAATGATGGTACTAACCGATGCCCCATATTGGTGCGCAATCTCAGTGAAGGTTTTGGCTTTCACTGAACGGATTTGAGCCATTTGATTCCACTCATTAGAATAGCGTTGATAGGGCGAAACAACTTGATTCTTCTCCGCAAAACGCTTCCCGCACGTACAAGCATAACGGCGTTTACGATAAAATAAAGTCGTCATTCGTTCTGCCATTTTTAAATGTTTTACCTTAGTCCAACGATAATCGTGCACACGGCGTGTATCTTCTCCACAGTTTGGACAAACCTGCGTCGTTATGGGCATTTCAAAATGAATCAGATACTGCCCTCCACGCACCTCTGTCTTTAAAATAATCGCGTCTTCAAATCCTGGTAAACTTATGTTAGAATGCATGTACACGTAACCCCCATCTTATCTTTTGTTCAGCAACTAAAGTATAAGACATTTGGGTGTTACGTGTCTTTTTTTACCCTCAAATTGTAGTCATACCCCAACATTTAGTATAGAACCCTTTTTTCAACTGGATTTCCTATTTATGTATAGTAGTAGCAAAGCAAAAAAACCCGGAAATAAGATTCCGGGTTTGATTACCACTTGCATTTATTCCTCCATGACACACTGCCTCGCTTCCGCATTGGATCTTAAGATTTACCTAAGACAACCGTACGTTAGCTTTATTCAGTATTGACGGTCCTTCAGAGCTATTGATCATTCGCACTCATCGGGTTAACCCTCCTAGTCACATTGGATTCAAAGTGAAATCTTTACTAGTATAGATCAAATATTATTTTTCATACATATTATTTTTTGAGCAATCAGAATTTCCTTTTGTGCAAATTAGAATAAATTAGAACTATATAACTCGCCTAAAATAGGGCGAGTTGATGTCCTTATCCACTACTACACGGATATTAAAGAAATTCCAGTTCACAAGAACCGCCAGTATAAAAAAATAAGAAATTATAAAAATGCATTAAAGGAACTGTTCCCTAAGTGCTTTTTTACTTCATTTATTTAGAGTGAATTTCCGTAATCGTTCATCTGTTAGACGGACTACGTTACCTTGGGGATGGATTCCCGATTGTGTCCGTTTATTAGACACCCATTTTTCTATGGGTATTGCTTGTTTTTTTCGTTTGTTGGCTTTTCATTTTTTTTGTTGAAAGGTCAGCATTCTTTTTTCCTTTATTAGTTGAGGACAGGTTCTTTTTGCTTTCAAGCTGCTGCTTTACTGCCTCTTGCAGGCTGATTTTCTTTTTTTGTGGTGCGGATTGGTTATTCTCGTTCATAGGAAATTCCTCCTTATTGAATATGATTATTAGTCCAGTATAATCTATTTTCTCTCATTTGTGAAACATTGCACCTAAACTAACGTAAGCTATAGTTCAATAGAGCAGTCATTTATTTAAATAACGTCAGCATTTTTGATGAATATGCAACAATTGATTTTCTTTAACGTGATCAAAGAGTATTTTAGATGAAAGGCGGTAACAATATGTTTTCTTTGCATTTTTGGGGGGATATAGGTCATACCTTCTTAACGGAGGGGATTATATGTTAAAAAGGATATTGATTACTGCAGGAATACTTATAGTCGGAAAAGTCTCATTTAGCCTGTTAAATAAGCCTTTAGAAGTTAATACTGCTGATGTAAATAAAGAGAAACATGAACCTCTAGTTACTAAAGAAGAGCAAAGTATCGCTAAATTGAAAGAAAAACTTCATGAGAAATTCGTGGGGGTTGATGTAAAAACAACTTTAAAGAAAGAATTGGTGTTACAAGTTGAAGGAGATGAAGAATATTTTAATTCTGTAAAAAAGGATATGGCGTCCATTGCAAAAAGTGTAATTGAAACCTCCCCATTAAAAGACTATACAGTTATTTTTGAGAGAGGGTAATTTTAGCCGATGCATGATGAAAATATAATTATAGGAAAAGAACCCCACCAAGATCTCATTTTAATGAAAAAAAGGATATTAAGATGTTCGTGAATGTGCGTATTGTAAGGAATACCGAAATGTTTTTTTCGGTATTCCACTAAGGCGAATTCGGTCTCATAAGATTTATAATTTAGTATACACCCAGTTAATTATGTAGAAAAATGGAAATGCCCTTACGTTTTTCTCTATCTATGTAATGTGCTAGTGGCCATGGGTTTCGTTGGTAGGTGCTCTAGCATTGTTTTTTGATTGCTATCAAGTGGGAGTGGAGGGAATTTTGAAGAAGTCAATATTTATCTACGGAAAGGAACACTTAGAAAATAGTAGTTGCATAATAATTATCGTTTTTTTACTTTTAAGCGGAATCACAGGTCTTTGTGCTAAAGTAAAGCTCCAAAATCTGTATCACAGTTATTTGTAACGAAATATCGAAAGGGGAATGAATGATGAAAAGAATATATAAACAGATGATTGCTGCAATGCTCGGGATGCTGCTGATGTTGTCAACGGTTGTTCCGACAATCCAAGCAGAAACTAGCACACCAGATATTAGCGGCTGGGCAATCGAGACGCTAAACGAAGGTGAAAAATACGGTATTTTCCCAATTCAATGGTATTATGAAGGATTCAGAAGTGAAGTGTCGATTGAAAGAGTAAATGAACTAATAGACTTAACAGAGCAGAAAATTGCGGCATTACAACTTCAAGAAAACAAAGAATACAAGCCAGTAAGTGTAAAAAAGGACACAACAAGAGGCGATATCGTCAATCGACTGTACAATATTGTTGCACGCTATGATTTACCTGTAGGCAACGATGCAGTAGCCTATATGACAGAACGAAACATCTTAAGAGGTTCTAGCAATCGATTGGAATTAGAAAAGAAGGCAACAACGCAACATGCAGTCGTCTTAGCTGTTCGATTCATTAAGGATACATACGAACAAGTAGGGCAAGGTTCTAAAGGTGTGGCTTGGGTTGTAAAAGATGATGATACACTGGTTTACTTATTAGGATCCATTCACATTGGAACACCGGACCTATATCCGTTCAATGAAAAATTATTAACAGCGTTTGACGAATCGGATGCGCTATTAGTAGAGGCGAATATGCTTGATCAAGAAGGTCTTGAATACTTTGCCAAAAAAGCGATGTATGTAGACAAAACAACACTGCAAGACGCAGTTAGCGCAGAAACCTATGCAAAAATTAAAAAGGTTGCAGAACTATACAAGCTACCAATGGATCAATTAGTAATGCAAAAACCATGGATGCTATCAAATGTTTTATCATTGCTAGCAATGGACGATTCCTTTGGCATGACTGCAGAGGAAATGTCGATGCATGGCATTGATATGTACTTTTTATTAAATGCAATGCTTCAAGAAAAACCGGTCATTGAATTAGAAGGAATAAAAGCTCAAGTGGATATGTTTGAATCATTATCACCTGAAGCACAAGAACAGTCTTTAGTAGATGTGATAGATAGCATTTTAGAGCCATCTGCAGAAAATGAATATGATCTGATGCAGGATTGGTTTAGCAGTTGGAAGAAGGGCGACATAGTAGCTTTTGCTGAGAGTTTCCAAGAGATGGAAGGGGAAGCTTCAGAATTTAATGAAATGCTCTTTGGTTTACGAGATGAACAAATGGCACAGAAAATTATTTCATTATTAAAGGATAAAGAAGGCACGTACTTCGTTGTCGTAGGAGCTGGCCACTTCTTAATCGAAAAAAGTATCCGTTATCATTTAGAAAAGAATGGATACAATGTTGCGCCGTTTTATTAATTAACCATATAGAAGCGCAGCCATTTCGCATCATAAAATGTGCGAAATGGCTTTGTTTTTGAGGGGAAAGTGAAATAGCAAAATGTAACTGAATATGTGATAGATTCTGCCACAAAACTATAATTTATGGGAATGTAGAATTTTTATAACGATTATGTTTTTCGGATTTATATAGTGTTGCACCTTTCCTTTAGAACAATTAATACCCCATTACATCTTTGACTTTCTCTGCATTCGTTTTAGAAGTCAGCATCTCTAAAAACATGAATACAACTTCCATCGCTGTGCCAGGATTCGATGACGTAATCACATTTTCATCCACAACAATCCTATTAGTTGAAACCCGTACCCCATACGTCGCTAATTGCGCTAATCTTTTACTTGTTGGATGATTATACGTAGTTGCCTTGCGATTGGCTAATATACCGCTATGTGCGAGAGCTAAAGAAGCTACACAAATTGAAGCGATTGGCTTTTTATGTGTATTGAAATGTTGGATTATTTCTTGAAATTCTTTGCTAAATGCATCTTGATAAAAGTTCGCCTCTTCAAATCCACCAGGAATCGCTAATGCATCAAACTTATTTAAATCAATATCTTTAAATTGCATTTCTGGTGTGACTGTAAAATTCCAAGTGGCTTGTAGCTGTGGATGAAGTCCAACTGAAATGACTGCGGTAGAACCATCACCTTCTATCTGATTCCATCCGAGAACGTCAGTAAAAACACTTGCCTCGTATGCTTCAAAACCATTTGCCAGTAATAATAAAATTTTCTTCATAGGTGATTCCCCTTATTTCTTTATTTAGCTTAAGTTTAATGAATTTTTATAACTTGATGAATGGCGTGAAACTCGTATTTCATTGAATTTACTTTCGTTTTTATGGATAATTCATATAAAGACTTAATTTAATAAGGAGAAATTATGGATAAAATTGATTTTGAAATTTTAAAACAACTAGAGCAAAATGCTAAAATGACGACAAAAGAAGTCGCTGCACATGTACATCTATCTGCACCTGCTGTGGCTGAACGAATAAAAAAACTCGAAGAACAACAAATTATTACGGGCTATAAAACTCTGATTGACCTAAGAAAGCTCGATCGTTCAATTGTTGCACTTGTGCTATTTAAATCAAATGACTGTAGAAAATTGGCGGAATTTTGTTACAATCACCCTGATGTACTTGAATGCTACCGAGTTGCAGGTGAAATTAGCTATATCGCAAAGGTAGCAACGCAATCTGTTGAAACTTTAGAAAATTTTATTGATCAATCTATGCTATACGGCACCCCATCTACAAACATTGTACTGTCTGGACAGAAAAATACGATATTGTAAAAGACTGTCCCGTTAGTCCTCACAATCATCCTGCCAGTGTTAAAGAAAGGCGATTCAAATGCATTTATTGTGTACATCCCAACGAGTGGAAATGCCCCACTAGATTTAAATAACACTATAGTTACCTTTGCCGGCTTTACAAGGAATGGGGAAGAAGAGAAGGCATTCGAAATTTCCGGTGCTTTTCATCAGCTGGTGGATTGATGATTCCATAAAACCAAACGAAAAATTACATAAGAAATAGCTTGGAATTAAATTTCTTATGCGATTCCAAAATATTTGTATCATGGTTCTTCAGACTTTCCGTTTTAATAGTATTGATTCTTTCATTCAATACATAGAATGGAAGTTTATAATTATTGTGAGTTCTAAAATTTGGATATTAACTAGGAGGAGTTCAGACTATGAAAATTAAACAAGCAACAGCGGCCGATCTTACTGTAGTAGCAACATTATTCAATGATTACCGCCAGTTTTATGAGCAGAAAAGTGATCTGGAGGCAGCAGAGGCATTAATTTTGGCGCGTATGGAAAAAAAGGAATCGGTCATTTATGTAGCGATGGAGGATGAGCGACCACTTGGTTTTGTCCAGCTCTATCCGACATTTTCTTCAGTGGGCATGCAACGCGCGTTTATTTTAAATGATCTCTTTGTCGCTCAGGATGCCCGCAAGCAAGGGGTGGCACATGCATTAATTGAGCAGTGCTATTCATACTGTGAGGAGAACAATGCCCGCTATATTACACTAGAAACAGCGGAAACGAATATTAGTGCACAAAAGCTCTATGAAAAAATGGACATGGAGATGGATCTTAGCGTTAGACATTATAGTAAATATTTCTGAAAAAAACGCCAAAGTCATATTAAATGATTTTGGCGTATATGATCATGGTTATTGGTAACGAAATCGTAATGACACTCCCAATAACAATGACTGTTTGGAAGGACGTTAAAACAAATCCGATAAATGAAAAATTAAAGCTAATTAATACCAATATCGTTGCAAACAAAACGAAATAATTAATGAACATCGCTTTATAAATAATCGTTTTTGACCGCTCATCTTTCGGAAAAAGATGTGGAGCTAAATAGGCAAACATTAATTGGTTTAGGCCCAATGCAAGTAGCATAATGGAATGTGGATATCTGCCCGCCATCACATCCGAACTTATTGTATAAATTGCAATGGCTGTGCAAATAATCCCTGAAAATACATAGATAAACCGGTTTGTTTGGGCTTCAGTTGAACGCTTCTTTGTCATGCTACTCTCCCTCATAAATAAAAATATCTTCAATTGTGCAATGAAAAACAAGCGCTAATTTAAACGCCAGCTGAATCGACGGATTGTAGCGTCCCTTCTCCAATGAAATGATCGTTTGCCGTGATACCCCGAGGTGTTCCGCAAGTTCATCCTGCGTAAAATCGTACTTCGCGCGTAAGTCTTTAATATTATTTTTCAATTTATCACCTACTAAAAGTAAAGTTAGCTTTACGTGTAGTTAACTTTACATTGGAAGTGTTTAGGAATCAAGTGTAATTTACAATTAATTTCCAAAAATCGGTATAATGACAATAAGGGAGTTGTTATTACATGAAAAAATTCTTTCTCTTTGCATGTATGTTGTTTTTTCTTGTTGGCTGTTCTGAAAAAATGACGAACGTATTGAAGAGCTGCCCAGATGCAGAAATAGATTGGGTGGATGTGTTAATGATTGGTGAAATCCAGTATGAGCATCATTATCCTGACAGAGCGGATGAAGCAGCACCAGTAGTGATAGAAGCGGGGAATGAAATCGGCCGTGTGACATATCGAATGGCGGATCGTGCATGTAGTAATCACAAGATGAAAAACGGAGACGCTACGTTTTTAACAGAAGGTACACCAATTTTTGAGGTGAACGGCTACCCAGCAAGTTTACTTGTATCAGCAAATAACAAAGTTTATGTAGCTACGCACAATCAGAATGCTGAATCGGCTAGTGACTTATATCCCTTCAAAAACCTTGTAAGTAATATATATTTCCAAAGCTTAGAGGACGGTAGCCGAATTTTTACATTCCCGGAAAGTGCGAAAGAGCAATTTATAGATGCATGGGATGAATTAGCACTAGAAGACCGTGAAGAGTTAATTAACAAGGGACAACTCGAAGGAACACGTGTATTTCTAGCGTTTGAGCTACACAACGGAGTGACGTTTAGACAGCTATACTGGGCGGATACGAATACCTTTCACACTGGGGTCATTGGTAATAAGCATCTAAAGGATATTATTACGCAAGAATTAAACAACATGAAAAAGTAAAGGCCTGTCAAAACGGTGAATTTTGCTCGAAATATGAGGGAGAGATTATATGAGAAAAATAACGTTCATTATGTTATTTGTGATGTTGTTTTGCAATGTACCAGCTGTTTTGGCCATGCAGGCAAGGACACCTTCAGGGATTCCTTATACTGAACTAATAGAGCATGTGGATGAATATGCAGCCAAATATATTGGTACAACAACAGCTGGAGCATCAGTATTGATGGTGAAAGATGGAGAAATTATTTTGAATACGTCCTATGGCTATGCGGATGTCGAAAATAAAGTGAAAATTACACCCGAAACAGTTTTTGAATGGGGTTCTGTCACGAAGCTCCTTGTCTGGACGAGTGTGATGCAGCTTGTCGAGCAAGGGAAACTAGATTTAGAGGAAGATATTCGCGCCTATTTACCAGATGGATTTTTCACAAAATTGCACTATGATAAGCCCATTACCATGCTAAACCTCATGCACCACAATGCTGGTTGGGAGGATAAATATACAGACTTATTCTATTTATCAGCGGAGGATTTAAAACCTTTGGAGGAAATGCTGCATATTGCCGAACCGTATCAGGTACACGAACCAGGAGAGGTTGTCGCCTATTCGAACTATGGGGTGGCACTAGCAGGGTATATTGTGGAACAGCTCTCGGGTCAACCGTATTATGACTATGTAAATAAACATATATTTAATGTTTTGGAGATGACGGATACAACGATTCATCCTTCACAAAAAGATAATATTAAAGTAGCCACCAAAAGAGAAGAAATTTATGGGTATCGTGTCGATAGCAAGGAGGAATTTAGCGTTTCGAAAAATGAACGTGCTTATATTGGTTTGTATCCTGCAGGTAGTGCCATCAGTACAATAGAAGATGCGTCAAAATTTATGTTGGCACTAATGCCGGAAGCGGGTACAAAGAGCCCTTTATTTCAAAACAAAAGCACCTTAGATGAAATGCTCACTACTAGTGATTTCTACGGGAATGGCTTGCCACGAAATGCGCATGGATTTTGGGAAGGTATGTATGCAGTAGATGTGTTAGAACATGCAGGGAATACGGATAGTTTTTCAAGTAACTTTACTTTTTCAGTGGATGAGAATTTGGGCGTTATTGTGATGACAAATCAAATGGGCGAAGCAGGGTTAAGTTATGGATTACCAACACTTTTGTATGGTGAGTATACAACACCGAATGGCAATCAAGTGCTTCCAGATACGCAGGTGATTGAAGGGAATTACAGTGTAGCAAGACAAACATATAAAGGTTTCACAAAGTTGTACGGTTTGCTGACGATGTGGAAAATTCAAGCAGAAGATTCTAATGCTTTTAATGTTTTTGGGATGACTTTTGAACAAGTCTCCCCTTACATTTATCAATCTTCGAATGAATATAATTTATACCTTCATTTTATAATGAATGACAGTAAAGCGGAGATGGTATCAATGCCGACAAGTGATCTTCTACCTGTATCAAGGAATACGAGCATCTTTAGCGTTCTTAGTGTAATCGCGTTGTCTATAAGTGTCCTGTATACTTTAATTACTTTACTAATCATGTTAATAAATGCTATAAAAAATCGGTTCAAAAAAGTTGATATTACTGTGATGAAGGAGTGGCAAATGCTTTTTACTTTAGCTGGTCTCGTTCCGCTTGTTAATTTCATCATGCTTGCTAACAGAACATTAAATTATGCTTCCTATGCAACGCTTAAAATTCATTTTTGGGTGAATTACGCTTATATCGCCGTAGTGGTAATTAGTCTTTTTGCGATTATGGTGCAATGGAAGAAAACAAAGACTACGCGTAGACAGAAATTCGGTACTGTACTTTCTTGTGTTTCGGCACTACTCCTTGTAGCTTTAATTATCGGTTGGGAGCTTTACTATTAGAGAAGTTTTAGTTGATGATTGGAAATTCCATCAAGGTGAAAATATATTTACGTTCCGATATAATAACAGTTCTAGGGCAGTAGTAGAAAGGGGACAAAATGGAAGGATTTGAAATTCCCATTTTTATTAGCTTGATAGTTGCTGTATTTTTAGTTCTAATTTTGATGCTTTTGGAAAGAAATAAATATGGGAAATACATTAGTAGAGTGATAATTGGGTTATTGTTGTTTAGTATAGGTACGATTGTTGTTAGCTTATTTATTGGTGGTTGGACTGGAATGGGATATGGCATAATGGGTCTTTTCATCCTTATTGGTACAATTTTAGGTAGTGTCATATTTGGTTTAACAAAATGGCTCTTAAAACGAGGGCACTGAAAAATTCTATTAAGTAGTTTAGCCAGTTCTTGGGCGATGTGTCGTTTAAGAACTGGCTTTTTTTGTTTTTTGTAGCCCGTTAAAATGCACCATTGAAATTTATTCAATAGCTCAACTTAACTGAACTACAAAACAATGCTCTAATCGGTAATTTTTATGGGTTATACTAATAATTGGAACTTTTAACCAAGTTATTTCGTAGTAATAAGTACTATTAAAATAAAAATAAAGTAGGTCATGCCATTTTGGGATTTTTTACAGGTCAATTATTGGTGATTGCATTATTCATACTAATCATACATTCCATTGAAACTCTAGCTTATTCCGTAAGACTATCTGGGGCGCGAGTGAAATTATTAGCTTCAGCCTTGTCATTGTTTAATTTGATGGTCATGATTTCGAGGCTGGCGAATATGATGCAGCAGCCTTTTACCGGCAGTTTAATTGATAATGCGCCAAAAGAAAACGCATTGGAATTTGTAGAAAACCAGTATCGAATTTTAATTGGATCAGCTACATTGGGAACAGTGCTTGGGTTACTGTTACTCCCAACTTTTATTGCTATTTTTTCGAGGGCGATTATTCATTTATCAGAAGAACGCGGCTCTATTCCTGCATTAGTGAAAAAAGGGTTTACATGGGAATATATAAAACGTGCGAAGAAGCATATTCATTTGCCGAGACTTTCGTATTTAAAGGATATGAGTTGGAGAGATATACCAGTAAAATTATTCTGCATTAATATACTAATTACAGCTATTTATACAATTGGTGTTTTAGCCGCGATCTATGCAGCCTTGTTGGTACCAGAAAGAGCAACAACCGCTGTGATGGCG
Proteins encoded in this window:
- a CDS encoding YesK family protein yields the protein MEGFEIPIFISLIVAVFLVLILMLLERNKYGKYISRVIIGLLLFSIGTIVVSLFIGGWTGMGYGIMGLFILIGTILGSVIFGLTKWLLKRGH
- a CDS encoding lipid II flippase Amj family protein; translation: MIALFILIIHSIETLAYSVRLSGARVKLLASALSLFNLMVMISRLANMMQQPFTGSLIDNAPKENALEFVENQYRILIGSATLGTVLGLLLLPTFIAIFSRAIIHLSEERGSIPALVKKGFTWEYIKRAKKHIHLPRLSYLKDMSWRDIPVKLFCINILITAIYTIGVLAAIYAALLVPERATTAVMASGLVNGIATILLIIFIDPKLSILADDVINQKGSYFSLKSASIMMVTSRLLGTLLAQALFIPGAKYIAWLTQFIV
- a CDS encoding serine hydrolase domain-containing protein, whose protein sequence is MRKITFIMLFVMLFCNVPAVLAMQARTPSGIPYTELIEHVDEYAAKYIGTTTAGASVLMVKDGEIILNTSYGYADVENKVKITPETVFEWGSVTKLLVWTSVMQLVEQGKLDLEEDIRAYLPDGFFTKLHYDKPITMLNLMHHNAGWEDKYTDLFYLSAEDLKPLEEMLHIAEPYQVHEPGEVVAYSNYGVALAGYIVEQLSGQPYYDYVNKHIFNVLEMTDTTIHPSQKDNIKVATKREEIYGYRVDSKEEFSVSKNERAYIGLYPAGSAISTIEDASKFMLALMPEAGTKSPLFQNKSTLDEMLTTSDFYGNGLPRNAHGFWEGMYAVDVLEHAGNTDSFSSNFTFSVDENLGVIVMTNQMGEAGLSYGLPTLLYGEYTTPNGNQVLPDTQVIEGNYSVARQTYKGFTKLYGLLTMWKIQAEDSNAFNVFGMTFEQVSPYIYQSSNEYNLYLHFIMNDSKAEMVSMPTSDLLPVSRNTSIFSVLSVIALSISVLYTLITLLIMLINAIKNRFKKVDITVMKEWQMLFTLAGLVPLVNFIMLANRTLNYASYATLKIHFWVNYAYIAVVVISLFAIMVQWKKTKTTRRQKFGTVLSCVSALLLVALIIGWELYY